A part of Oncorhynchus kisutch isolate 150728-3 linkage group LG2, Okis_V2, whole genome shotgun sequence genomic DNA contains:
- the LOC109906628 gene encoding B-cell antigen receptor complex-associated protein alpha chain-like isoform X1, with translation MVAVTFLFLCFWAVGVHVDLSRIQLTLEPDRPSLRVQLSHTAHLRCCFSATRGAVETTWFISIQTVNGTSAPQGVDQRDNHVTVDGGNLTAAGVMCHTLILREARLNDSGLYQCFLNHSALQHSVYTHGTFLQVYRPMVKILDISESTKNSILTAEAMLLMVAVLLHGTMMLCKTKKLNQLKKKRVKEEEENIYEGLNLEECCSTYDQIQRSLVQGPYQDVGNMIMEEEEIQLEKP, from the exons ATGGTGGCCGTGACATTCTTGTTCCTCTGCTTCTGGGCTG TAGGTGTCCACGTTGACCTCAGCCGTATCCAGCTTACTCTGGAGCCAGACAGGCCCTCTCTGAGGGTGCAGCTCTCTCACACCGCCCACCTGCGCTGCTGCTTCTCAGCCACAAGGGGAGCCGTGGAAACCACCTGGTTCATCAGCATCCAGACGGTCAACGGCACGTCTGCCCCGCAGGGAGTGGACCAGAGAGACAACCATGTGACAGTGGATGGGGGGAACCTGACTGCGGCAGGGGTCATGTGTCACACACTCATCCTGAGGGAGGCCCGTCTGAACGACTCAGGGTTGTACCAGTGTTTTCTCAACCACAGCGCCCTGCAGCACTCTGTGTACACCCACGGCACCTTCCTGCAGGtctaca GGCCGATGGTGAAGATTCTGGACATCAGTGAAAGCACCAAGAACAGCATCCTGACTGCTGAGGCAATGTTACTGATGGTGGCAGTGCTTCTGCATGGTACCATGATGCTCTGTAAG ACGAAGAAACTCAACCAACTGAAGAAGAAAAGGgtcaaagaggaagaggagaatatCTATGAG GGTCTAAATCTGGAGGAATGCTGCTCCACATATGATCAGATCCAGCGCTCTCTGGTGCAGGGCCCCTACCAAGATGTGGGAAACATGAttatggaggaggaggaaatccAACTGGAGAAGCCTTga
- the LOC109906628 gene encoding B-cell antigen receptor complex-associated protein alpha chain-like isoform X2: MVAVTFLFLCFWAGVHVDLSRIQLTLEPDRPSLRVQLSHTAHLRCCFSATRGAVETTWFISIQTVNGTSAPQGVDQRDNHVTVDGGNLTAAGVMCHTLILREARLNDSGLYQCFLNHSALQHSVYTHGTFLQVYRPMVKILDISESTKNSILTAEAMLLMVAVLLHGTMMLCKTKKLNQLKKKRVKEEEENIYEGLNLEECCSTYDQIQRSLVQGPYQDVGNMIMEEEEIQLEKP, translated from the exons ATGGTGGCCGTGACATTCTTGTTCCTCTGCTTCTGGGCTG GTGTCCACGTTGACCTCAGCCGTATCCAGCTTACTCTGGAGCCAGACAGGCCCTCTCTGAGGGTGCAGCTCTCTCACACCGCCCACCTGCGCTGCTGCTTCTCAGCCACAAGGGGAGCCGTGGAAACCACCTGGTTCATCAGCATCCAGACGGTCAACGGCACGTCTGCCCCGCAGGGAGTGGACCAGAGAGACAACCATGTGACAGTGGATGGGGGGAACCTGACTGCGGCAGGGGTCATGTGTCACACACTCATCCTGAGGGAGGCCCGTCTGAACGACTCAGGGTTGTACCAGTGTTTTCTCAACCACAGCGCCCTGCAGCACTCTGTGTACACCCACGGCACCTTCCTGCAGGtctaca GGCCGATGGTGAAGATTCTGGACATCAGTGAAAGCACCAAGAACAGCATCCTGACTGCTGAGGCAATGTTACTGATGGTGGCAGTGCTTCTGCATGGTACCATGATGCTCTGTAAG ACGAAGAAACTCAACCAACTGAAGAAGAAAAGGgtcaaagaggaagaggagaatatCTATGAG GGTCTAAATCTGGAGGAATGCTGCTCCACATATGATCAGATCCAGCGCTCTCTGGTGCAGGGCCCCTACCAAGATGTGGGAAACATGAttatggaggaggaggaaatccAACTGGAGAAGCCTTga